In Solanum pennellii chromosome 3, SPENNV200, a single window of DNA contains:
- the LOC114076369 gene encoding uncharacterized protein LOC114076369 has translation MSKRGNETPRKSRRLNEEASSDDFHASSFEILSQTQSQHSTVKVKSRSGKSTIEQKTNKHPKENVKKRKVKENKKIDESEKRTKERGKKRKGKEIEESSDSESDFVEELIKSKSKKPRASEIGTSHLQEEEETVKPKKSSKEKKTQTHLSSCINMNVFADLLTFLGQDKFQQFLDETPFGFFYNLHHIKIQCQLLRHLFIMGNENVRDDMFVIKVNGKELHFGLKEFVAITGLKCGPVSDFVSDPHVPNRLIAENFGDFNKVSKSDFYYKFKLQNFWEEDDRLKIGILYFISSFLTASDPSKTTIPKLYFDLVESR, from the exons ATGTCAAAAAGAGGCAACGAAACCCCGAGAAAAAGTAGAAGATTGAATGAAGAAGCAAGTTCAGACGATTTTCATGCTTCATCTTTCGAAATTTTATCACAAACACAATCTCAACATTCAACTGTTAAAGTTAAATCTAGATCAGGAAAATCAACAATAGaacaaaaaacaaacaaacatccAAAGGAAAACgtcaagaagagaaaagtgaaagaaaataaaaaaatagatgaatCTGAGAAAAGGACGaaagaaagaggaaagaaaaggaaaggaaaagaaatcgAGGAATCATCAGATTCTGAATCTGATTTTGTGGAAGAGTtgataaaatcaaaatccaaaaaaccaAGAGCATCTGAAATCGGTACTTCACAtttacaagaagaagaagaaacagttaaacccaaaaaaagttcaaag gaaaagaaaacacaaacacatttgtCTTCATGTATTAACATGAATGTGTTTGCGGATTTGTTGACCTTTTTAGGTCAAGATAAGTTTCAACAATTCCTAGATGAAAcaccttttggatttttttataatttgcatCACATTAAAATCCAATGTCAATTGTTGAGACACTTATTTATAATGGGGAATGAAAATGTTAGGGATGACATGTTTGTCATTAAAGTAAATGGTAAAGAGTTACATTTTGGATTAAAAGAGTTTGTTGCTATAACTGGTTTGAAATGTGGACCTGTTTCTGATTTTGTATCTGATCCACATGTTCCAAACAGACTCATTGCTGAAAATTTTGGAGATTTTAATAAAGTATCAAAGTCAGATTTTTATTACAAGTTTAAATTGCAAAATTTTTGGGAAGAAGATGACCGTCTAAAAATCGggattttgtattttatttcttcatttctgACTGCATCAGACCCTTCAAAGACAACAATTCCaaaattgtattttgatttGGTAGAGTCTCGATAG
- the LOC107014937 gene encoding uncharacterized protein LOC107014937, protein MESSNFALLLLAFSFLAVSAAARPCKTLFFITSTSYYQIPTTISRNPNPNPNFFLRNPSISPRFRAFFVTTSGFRDDAPRFGLLRPSVFFRRSDPFLIRGPDPVFFEREDAVEHVEDGEELESRSSSMIPVELYSSVTSSIRDRTKDIMRVVGALLFGVGCGALTAASMYLIWSLFWPNRFEFEDSDDEFEDGNDDYDVTSAKKMGYVAIPTKVVDDDLKKPAAPAKEVV, encoded by the coding sequence ATGGAGTCCTCGAATTTCGCGCTTCTACTTCTCGCTTTCTCTTTCCTCGCCGTCTCCGCCGCCGCCCGGCCATGCAAAACCCTATTCTTCATCACCTCCACTTCCTATTACCAGATCCCCACAACTATTTCTcgaaaccctaaccctaaccccaaTTTCTTCCTCCGTAACCCCTCTATTTCTCCTCGATTCCGTGCTTTCTTCGTCACCACCTCCGGTTTCCGTGACGATGCTCCGAGATTCGGACTTCTTAGGCCATCAGTTTTCTTCCGAAGATCCGACCCATTTCTAATCCGTGGACCCGACCCGGTTTTCTTCGAACGAGAGGACGCTGTTGAACATGTGGAAGATGGAGAGGAACTGGAGAGCCGATCATCGTCGATGATTCCGGTGGAACTTTACTCGTCGGTGACGAGCTCAATCCGTGACCGGACCAAGGATATTATGAGGGTTGTTGGAGCTTTGCTTTTCGGTGTGGGTTGTGGTGCGTTAACTGCTGCGAGTATGTATTTGATCTGGTCGCTTTTCTGGCCTAACCGCTTCGAGTTTGAGGATTCTGATGATGAGTTCGAGGACGGAAATGACGATTATGATGTTACCAGTGCTAAGAAGATGGGATATGTGGCGATTCCGACTAAAGTTGTGGATGATGATTTGAAGAAGCCTGCTGCTCCGGCTAAAGAAGTGGTATGA